In Terriglobia bacterium, the genomic window GAACAGAGCGTTGAAGTGATCGAGGCAGTACTCGGAACATTGAAGGCGGGAGGCGCCTATGTGCCATTGGACCCGAGCTACCCCACCGAACGGCTAAAGTACATGCTGGAGAACAGCAACCCGCGGGTAGTGCTCACACAATCTTATCTGGTGCAACAAGTGGAAGATTTAGCTGCCGGGGTGCCCATCATTAATATCGATGATGATGCAGCTTGGTTCAAGTATCCGGAGGACAATCCGAAACGCACAGCGACAGGGCTGCAACCGGAGAACATCGTTTACGTGATATATACCTCCGGATCCCTCGGACGGCCCAAGGGCGTAGTGATAGAGCAACATCGCTTGTGTAATCTCATTTTCCAGCGCGCCCTAGATCTCTGTATAAACTCAGGCAAACGAGTATCACACTTCGTATCGTTCAGCTTTGATGCGTGGGATGAAGTCGTGATGGCATCTCTTACCGGTGGAGCGTCATTGTACCTTGTTGAATCAATTGGTTCAGTAGAGGCTTTGACGCGCGTGATCAAGCAAAACGCGGTAACACATGTTCTTGTGCCGCCCACGGTACTGGCTACCTTAGCGGAACAAAATGATTGGGAATCGGTGAGCGTCCTTATCGTTGGTGGCTCTCGATTGAGCGCCGAGACAGCCGTTCGCTGGGGACGCGGTCGGCGATTGATCTCCGAGTATGGGCCGACCGAAGCCACCATTTCCGCCACTCTGTTTGAATGCAGGGATGATGAGGAGAGACAGCCTTCCATAGGTTCTCCTATTGGGAATGTGCGGGTTTACATTCTGAACTCGTCTTTGTTGCCAGTACCGGTAGGTGTAGTGGGAGAGATTTTCATAGGTGGACTGGGAGTGGCACGGGGATATTGGGGTGAACCGGGAATGACCGCAGAGCGTTTTCTGCCCGACCCGTACAGCGCTGAGTTGGGAGCACGGATATACAGGACGGGTGATCTTGGTCGCTGGTTGGCCAGTGGAAACATCGAGTTCATGGGACGGAACGACGATCAGATAAAGATTCGCGGCTACCGAATTGAACCGGAAGAAATTGAAGCTAATCTTGCAGAACACCACGGCGTGCGAAAGGCGGTTGTGATCGCACGGGCAGACCAGACAGGGGAGAAACGTTTAGTAGCCTATTACACCTGTAACGAAACAAATGATCCAGCACCAAGCGTACAAGAGCTTCGGGCTCATCTGGCGGCTAGATTGCCAGCATACATGGTGCCTGCGGCTTATGTGCGGTTGGAAACCATACCATTGACTGTGAATGGCAAGCTGGACCGGCGAGCCCTGCCGGAACCGGATGATGCGTATGTACATCAGGCCTACGAAGCGCCGGTGGGGGAAGTGGAAGAGATAGTGGCCGAGATTTGGTCGGACATTTTGGGAGTGAAGCGGGTGGGCCGCTGGGACAACTTTTTCGATTTGGGAGGGCATTCGTTGCTGGCAGTGCGGGTGGCTACGTGGATTCGGCACCGGCTCGGGCTGGAAGTGGCGATCAGCGAGTTATTTGCGCATCCGGACCTGGCCGATTTTGCAGCGAAGGTGCAGACCAGCCTGCGAGGGAAGCTGCCGCCGATTGCGCGGGCGGAGAGAGAGGGGAGATTGCCGCTGTCGTTTGCGCAGCAGCGGCTGTGGTTTTTGGCGCAGATGGAGGGGGTGGGGGAGGCGTATCACATGCCCTTGTGGCTGCATTTAAAGGGAAAATTGGATCGTGTGGCGTTGCGGCGAGCGCTGAACCAGTTGGTGAAGCGTCATGAAGTGCTGAGGACGCGGTTTGTAGTGGTAAATGGAGAACCGGAACAACGGGTCGTGCAGGTGGAAGAAAGCAGTTTTGAATTATTAGAGCGTGATCTGGAAAATCGCGTGGACATTATTCCAGAACTGGAGCGACTGGCAGCAGAGCAAAAAAACGCTGCATTCAATTTGGAAACTGGACCGTTGATCCGCGCACAACTGGTTCGCATGAAAACAGACGAGCATGCGCTGCTCATCGTCGTGCACCACATTGTTTGTGACGGATGGTCTGTTGGAGTACTTCACAAAGATTTGGGCGCGCTATATGACGCGTTTCTACATGGCGAAACAGATCCTTTGCCGGAACTGGTAGTCCAGTATGTTGATTACGCCTTGTGGCAGCGTCGTTGGATGGAAGGCGAGCTTCTTCAGCATCAAGCGGATTATTGGAGAAAGAATCTGTCTGGTGTGCCGGAGCTGATGGAAGTGCCGGGAGATTATGTTCGTCCAGCGAGCTGGAAACATACCGGAGCTTTATCCTCGGTTATGCTGGAACACAGTCTAACAATTGGATTGAAAGAGCTCAGTGTGCGACACGGTACAACCTTATATATGGTGTTGCTCGCAGGCTGGGCGATATTGCTGGCGCGGCTATCGGGCCAGCATGATGTCGTCATTGGGACGCCAGTGGCCAATCGCAGGCAGATTGAAATCGAGAGTCTGATTGGATTTTTTGTGAATACGCTGCTTTTGCGTCTGGATCTTTCAGGGCATCCGAGTGTGGGAGAGGTGCTGGCACGAGTGAAAGCGCAGTCAATCGCAGCACAACAGCATCAGGACATTCCCTTTGAGCAGGTGGTCGAAATCGTTCAACCGGTCCGAAGCCTGGCACACAGCCCACTACTACAGGCGACCCTAGTTTGGGACAATTTTGCCCGGCATCCGCTGCAATTGTCAGGATTGCAGGTGGAAGCACTGGAGTTGGCTTCCAACAGGGTAGCGAACTCTGACTTGACATTGGTGCTGAAGGAGGAACACGACCACATTGAGGGCGGATTGCTATATGCGACGGCATTATTTGCTGCGGTAACAATCGAGCGCTATGTAACCTATTACGGTCGGCTGCTCCAAGCAATGGTGCAAAATGACCTTCAAGAAGTGGGAAGTCTGCCCGTCCTGTCAGATAGAGAGCGCCAGCAGCTTCTCTATGACTGGAATGACACACATGTGAAGATGCCCCAGCAGTGCATTCATCAGTTATTTGAGATGCAAGCACGAAGAACGCCGGACGCCCAGGCAGTCATCTGCGAGGAAGATTCTCTTACGTACAGGCAACTCAACCGGCGAGCAAACCAACTGGCGCATTATCTCCAAGAGCTGGGAGTCAAGCCGGAGGCTCGTGTTGCGGTATGCGCGGACCGCAGCCTGGAAATGGTCATCGCAATGTTGGCCGTGTTCAAGGCGGGCGGAGTTTATGTGCCCATGGATCCGGTATATCCGGCCGAACGATTGCAGTTCATGCTGCAAGATAGCAGCCCTGTAGTGTTGTTGGCGAAGTACCCGTGGACTCGACTTTTCGACGGTACGAATGGAGCGATACAAGTTCTCGATCTTGCCGAAGCCGCCCGAAGATGCGAAAACCATCTCGAAACGGATTTCAGCTTGGATTTTATAGGCTTGATGCCGACTCATTTGGCCTACCTCATCTATACCTCAGGCTCAACTGGATTGCCTAAAGCCGTGATGGTGGATCACCGTGGGGTAATGAATACATTGTTGTTTGCAAAGGATTTGCTGAATGTGTCCGGTAAGGATGTGATTGCGTCTATGGCTTCGAATGCGTTTGATATTTCGGTGCTGGAAATTATGACTTCCTGGTCGGGTGGAGGCGCCACATTGATTGTCAAACCAACGGAGGTTCTCAATCCGGAACGCCTCCTCTCTCTTTTGAAAAAGGTAACACTCCTGCATGCAGTGCCTGTATTGATGAGCGAATTAACACAGGCATTGCAGAATCACGCAAAAGACGATGTTTCCGGCATCCGTACTTTACTAACGGGTGGAGATAGAGTTCCAGGATCTCTGCTGGAGGAAATGAGGCAATTCTTTCCCGGTCAAGAAATACGGGTGCTCTACGGCCCAACTGAGACATCGATCATTTGCGCAAACACCGAACCTGTAAGCGGGAACACGGCAAATAGCAATTTTTTGGTCGGACATCCAATCGCGAACATGCGTATTTATGTGCTGGACGAGTATAGAGCACCCGTTCCGGTGGGCGTGACTGGCGAATTGTACATAGCAGGCGCAGGAGTGGCACGAGGTTATCTGCATCGTGCGGATCTGACAGCAGAGCGTTTTGTACCCGATCCATATGCCAACGCTGCGCAGGCGGGGGAGCGAATGTACCGAAGCGGCGATCTGGGCAAGTGGCGTGACGATGGACATATAGAATTTGTAGGAAGAAGCGATCTACAAGTAAAGATTCGCGGT contains:
- a CDS encoding amino acid adenylation domain-containing protein; translation: VRTPGAVAVVCGGNQLTYKELNLRANRLAHYLRQLGVKPDDRVAICAEQSVEVIEAVLGTLKAGGAYVPLDPSYPTERLKYMLENSNPRVVLTQSYLVQQVEDLAAGVPIINIDDDAAWFKYPEDNPKRTATGLQPENIVYVIYTSGSLGRPKGVVIEQHRLCNLIFQRALDLCINSGKRVSHFVSFSFDAWDEVVMASLTGGASLYLVESIGSVEALTRVIKQNAVTHVLVPPTVLATLAEQNDWESVSVLIVGGSRLSAETAVRWGRGRRLISEYGPTEATISATLFECRDDEERQPSIGSPIGNVRVYILNSSLLPVPVGVVGEIFIGGLGVARGYWGEPGMTAERFLPDPYSAELGARIYRTGDLGRWLASGNIEFMGRNDDQIKIRGYRIEPEEIEANLAEHHGVRKAVVIARADQTGEKRLVAYYTCNETNDPAPSVQELRAHLAARLPAYMVPAAYVRLETIPLTVNGKLDRRALPEPDDAYVHQAYEAPVGEVEEIVAEIWSDILGVKRVGRWDNFFDLGGHSLLAVRVATWIRHRLGLEVAISELFAHPDLADFAAKVQTSLRGKLPPIARAEREGRLPLSFAQQRLWFLAQMEGVGEAYHMPLWLHLKGKLDRVALRRALNQLVKRHEVLRTRFVVVNGEPEQRVVQVEESSFELLERDLENRVDIIPELERLAAEQKNAAFNLETGPLIRAQLVRMKTDEHALLIVVHHIVCDGWSVGVLHKDLGALYDAFLHGETDPLPELVVQYVDYALWQRRWMEGELLQHQADYWRKNLSGVPELMEVPGDYVRPASWKHTGALSSVMLEHSLTIGLKELSVRHGTTLYMVLLAGWAILLARLSGQHDVVIGTPVANRRQIEIESLIGFFVNTLLLRLDLSGHPSVGEVLARVKAQSIAAQQHQDIPFEQVVEIVQPVRSLAHSPLLQATLVWDNFARHPLQLSGLQVEALELASNRVANSDLTLVLKEEHDHIEGGLLYATALFAAVTIERYVTYYGRLLQAMVQNDLQEVGSLPVLSDRERQQLLYDWNDTHVKMPQQCIHQLFEMQARRTPDAQAVICEEDSLTYRQLNRRANQLAHYLQELGVKPEARVAVCADRSLEMVIAMLAVFKAGGVYVPMDPVYPAERLQFMLQDSSPVVLLAKYPWTRLFDGTNGAIQVLDLAEAARRCENHLETDFSLDFIGLMPTHLAYLIYTSGSTGLPKAVMVDHRGVMNTLLFAKDLLNVSGKDVIASMASNAFDISVLEIMTSWSGGGATLIVKPTEVLNPERLLSLLKKVTLLHAVPVLMSELTQALQNHAKDDVSGIRTLLTGGDRVPGSLLEEMRQFFPGQEIRVLYGPTETSIICANTEPVSGNTANSNFLVGHPIANMRIYVLDEYRAPVPVGVTGELYIAGAGVARGYLHRADLTAERFVPDPYANAAQAGERMYRSGDLGKWRDDGHIEFVGRSDLQVKIRGYRIELGEIEAILASYPGVRQAAVVAKEDRSGKKRLVAYYLPEHSRNNEEISFVQVRAYLSGKLPEYMVPTAYVRLETIPLTVNGKLDRRALPEPDDAHVQQAYEAPVGEVEEIVAEIWSDILGVKRVGRWDNFFDLGGHSLLGVLMATWIRHRLGLEVAISELFAHPALADFAAKVQTSLRGKLPPIARTERDGRLPLSFAQQRLWFLAQMEGAGEAYHIPLRLHLKGKLDRVALRRALNQLVKRHEVLRTRFVVVNGEPVQEIEEAEKSRFAMREQDVSGRPDVGMELGALREEEVNERFDLAGGPLIR